Genomic segment of Paraburkholderia fungorum:
TTCGTATCTGTCGCTCGATCCGACCTACAAGGACGGCAATGGTCAGGCGTTGCTGCGCATGACCTTCGACTACAACGAAAACGACCGCAAGATGGCGCGCTTCGTGCGTGATCGCATCGCCGATATCTGTCGCGCAAGCGGCGCCAAAACATGGGAAGCGGTAGCGTTTCCCGATCAGCCCAACTCGCCATTTCGCGCGTACGACAGCTCACATACCATCGGTGGCGCCGTCATAGGGCTTGATCCGGCAACCTCCGTGCTTAACCGTTATCAGCAGCACTGGGACGTGCACAACCTGTTCGTGCTGGGCGCGTCGTCCTTTCCGAACAACGGCGGCTATAACCCGACCGGCACGCTCTCGGCGCTGACGCTCTGGACCGCAAAGGCCATCGTCAACGATTATCTGCGCCAGCCTGGCTCACTCACACGCTAACGGAGAAGCCATGGCCATCAACTTCAAACGCATCGCCACGACGATTTTCGGGCTCGCAGGGATTGCCGCCGTGATTTATGGCGTGGGCGTCACCTGGGACCTGCATCGCACCTATACATCGACCGCGCAGGACAGCGACGCTCCTGACGACGCGCAACTCGCGCGCGGCCGCTACGTCGCCTACTCCGCCGATTGCGCGGCATGCCATACCGCGCCCGGCGCAGCGCCGTTCGCGGGCGGCTATCCGCTCGCGACCCCGTTCGGCAAGATTCTCTCGTCCAACATCACGTCAGACAAGGACACAGGCATCGGCAGCTGGACGCTCGCGCAATTCGACCGCGCGGTACGTCACGGCCAGGGCTCGCATGGCTATCTGTATCCGGCGATGCCCTACACCAGCTATGCCCGCATGACCGATGCCGACGTGCGCGATCTCTGGGCTTATGTGCATTCGCTTGCGCCGGTGAACCATCGCGTCGTCGAAGATCAATTGCCGTTCCCCTACAGCCAACGCTGGTTGCTGGGCGGCTGGAATCTGCTGTTCTTCCGCGCGCAACCTTTCAGGGACGATTCGACGAAAAGCGTCGAGTACAACCGCGGCGCGTATCTGGTCGAAGGCGCGGGACACTGCGCGGCGTGTCACACGGCGAAGAATTTTCTCGGCGGCGATTCGGCCGCATTCCTGCAAGGCGGCTCGCTCGCCGGCTGGTATGCGCCGGATCTAACGGCAAACCCACATGTCGGCGTGGGTGCGTGGAGCGTCGACGATATTGCAACGTACCTGGCGACGGGGTCGAACGAGAAGGCGGTGTCGTCGGGCCCGATGACCGAAGCGATCGAGAACTCGACGCAACATCTGACGTCGGCCGATCTGCACGCCATTGGCGTCTATCTGAAAGCTCAGCGCTCGAGTAGTGATGCGCCTGCGCAACCCGTCGCGGCAACCGACGCGGCGATGGTGCTCGGCAAACGCGTGTATGAAAGCCAATGCATTGCATGTCACGTGTCAAACGGCAGTGGTATCCGCCGCATGATTCCGGCCTTCGTGAACAGTCCGACCCTCCTCTCGAACAATCCGGCGACGCTTCTGCATATCGTGCTGATGGGCGAGGACGGACCGCAGACCCACGCGAATCCGACCGGCGCGGGCATGCCGCGATTCGACTGGAAGCTCTCGGACGACGAAGTGGCCGCCGTGCTCACCTATACGCGCAATTCATGGGGCAATGCCGCACCGGCCGTGTCCGCCGGCACCGTCGCGCAGGCACGCAAACAACTCGTTTCACAGAACTGGATCGGGCATTGAATGGCGAGCACCTCGATCTCCTTCACCGCGCGCCGTCTGACGCGTCACGCGATTCTGACGGCGGGTACGTGCGGCTCCCTCATCTCGATGACATCCGCTCTCGCCGGTCCGCTCGACTACCTTGCGACAAGTCCGTACCTGCTGGGCTCATGGAACGGGCAACGCGAACGTCTCGCCGATGCTGGCGTGACGTTCGAATTCACCTATACGAACGAAGCGGCGCACAACCTCTCGGGCGGCACGGATCGTCTGACGCGGGCCGCGCAGCAGTTGGCGGCGGGCGTCTCTGTCGATCTCGACAAACTGTGGGGTGTGCGTCACACGACCTTCAACTTCGAACTGACCGATCGCTTCGGCCGCAGTCTTGACGCCGACGCGAATCTCGGCACGAGCCAGCAGACCCAGGAAATCTATGGACGGGGACAAACGGTCTGGCTGACGAAGATGACGCTCGACCGCACGTTCATCGACGGGCGGCTGCTCGTGTCGATAGGACGCGACAGCGAGGGACAGTCGTTCGACGTATCGGACTGCAATTTCCAGAACCTCGCGCTGTGCGGTCCGCAGGCGTCGAATCTGTACGGCGACTACGCAATGAGCTGGCCGGGCAGCGTGTGGATGGGCCGCGTGAAGTACGACACGACTGCGTCGACGTATGTGCAGGCGGGCGTCTACCAGCAGAGTCCGACGTACTACGAAGCCAGTTGGGAACGACGTAACGCGTGGTTGCCCACTGGTGCCGGCGGCACCGACGGCGCGGTGCTGCCCGTCGAATTCGGCTTTACACCGACCCTGAATGGGCTCAAGGGCACTTACAAGCTCGGCTTCATGTATAACACTGGCGGCCAGCCCGATCTCGTGCGCGACGTCAATGGCAATCTGCGCGCCCTCACCGGCTTGCCTGCCGGGCAGTCCAGCAGCAGCTACAACGCGTACATTGCGGTCGCTCAACAACTCACGGGAAAGGACGGCGGCGAAGGTCTCACGGTCAACCTGCGCGGCGTGTGGGGCGATCGCGCGACGTCAGCGCTCGACCGGCAGATGTCGTTGGGTTTCGAGTATAAGGAGCCTTTCCATCGCGCGGGGGACCGGATAGGCGTGGGTATGGCCGCCACCCATTCGAGCAGTCGCGCGGCGGACTATCAGGCGACATACAACGCGCTGCATCCCGCCGACGCATCGGCTGTGGGACGTGGTTACGAAACGACTTATGAGCTGTTTTACAGCTGGCGAGTCGTACCGACGGTCAGTCTGCAACCGGACCTGCAATATATCGTGCATCCGGGCGGCACATCGCAGAACGCCAACGCGTTTGTCGTCGGGCTCAAATCGACGGTTTATTTTTAAGGGCATTGAAGTTTATGAGCGGCGTAGGAACAGATTCGGCTTCAGACGCCGACACGCAAATTCGAGCATCGAAGGTGACCGAAGCCGGCCAGTCAGACCTCACGCTTCCGACACCTGCAGCCGCGCCGCCGCACGGCCTCGGGCTGAGCGAATTCGCGCTGGCGCTCGGCGGTTTTGCAATCGGCACCGCGGAATTCGCGGCGATGGGGTTGCTTCCCGACGTCGCCAGCGATCTGCATGTGAGCGTGCCGCAGGCCGGCCACATGATCAGCGCGTACGCGCTCGGCGTGGTGGTTGGCGCTCCGTTGATCACTGTCGTGTTCGCACGCGTGCCACGGCGGGCACTGTTGATCGTGCTGATGCTGCTGTATGCGATAGGAAACGGCGCCACCTCCCTGTCGCACAATTACACGCTGACGATTCTCAGCCGCTTCATCGCGGGATTGCCCCATGGCGCTTATTTCGGGCTCGCTGCCCTTGCCGCAGCGTCGCTCGTGCCGCCCAATAAACGCGGCGTGGCGATTGCAAAGGTGATGCTCGGCCTTAGCGTGGCCAACGTGATCGGCGTCCCGGCTGCGACCTGGCTCGGTCAGTTACTCGGCTGGCAGTCCTGTTTCGCAGCAGTTGCCGTGATCGCAGCGATCACGGCCGGGTTGATCGCATATGCGCTTCCGGCTCTGCCGAAGCCCGCGCATGCGAGCCCTCTTTCCGAACTCGGGGCATTGCGACGTCCACAGGTGCTGCTTACCTTGCTCGCATCGGCCGTCGGCTTCGGGGGTGTGTTCTCGGCCTACACCTATGCGGCGTCGACACTGACGCACGTCACCGGACTCGCGCCGCACGAGGTGCCCTGGGTGCTCGCGGTGATCGGTGTCGGCATGGTTTTGGGCAACATCGTGTGCGGATGGCTCGCCGACCGCTGGCTCAAGCAGACAATGATTGGCATGTACGCGTTTTCCGCGCTGATCCTGATCGGCTACGTGTTCGCCGCTCCGTATCTGTGGGCCATCGTGCCGATGCTGTTCGGTGTCGGTATCGGCTCCGCGCTCACGCCCGCATTCCAGTCGCGTCTGATGGACGTCGCGCAGGACGCGCAGGCGCTCGCAGCCGCCCTCAATCACAGTGCGTTCAACGTCGCGAACGCAGCAGGTGCGTGGCTTGGTGGTCTGGTCATTGCAGCCGGATGGGGCTGGCAATCGACCGGCGGCGTGGGCGCGCTCCTCGCGATCTCGGGAATCGGGGTGTTGGCGGTGTCCTTCGTGCTAGAAAAGCGCAAGACCGCCAATGCGTAGTTGCCTCGAACGCGACGGCGCAGGCGCTTCTCTGACAGAACTCCATGAGGTATCCACCAAACGTCGCCGAAGCGCACAGGCCCGTGAGCTACGAATGGAGGCCGTTCACGAACGGAGGCGATTTAACCACGACTCCGTCCCCGTCCTCGATGAAATCGCTTGGATTCGCGATCACTTTGTCCGAAGCCTTGATACCGCTTGTGACCTCAAGCGATTCACCTAGGTCCCGTGCAATGACGATACGCTGCAACCGGACTTTTCCGTCGTGGCCGACAACCGCCAAACGCGGGCCATTGGCCCGAAATAGCAATGCACTACTCGGCACCAATAGCGGTGCTCGTGTAGCGGTTGCTAGCGAAACCTCGACGTAAGCACCAGGACGCAACACGTTACCGGGATTGCTCAAACTCACTTCCAGCTGTAGCGAGCGCGTGGGCACATCGATCGCGCCGGACACATGCGAGACGAATCCGTGAAATTGCTGCCCCCCCAACTCCGGTTGAGTCACGGTAACCTCCTCGCCCTCCCTCACATTTTGCACATACGCTTGAGGAAGCTGGACATAAACCCTCAGCAGCTCCGGCTGCGCCATCCCAAACAATGCCTGCCTGCCGCTCCCAGCTTCGACAAGATCGCCAACGTCCACATTGCGCTGAGTGACCACACCTGAAAAAGGTGCCTCGACACGTTTGAACGATTCCAGCTGCTGCAAGCGTCGCACGTTGGCATCGGCAGCCGCCAGGTTAGCGACGTTCTGATCAAAGCTGTTTTTGCGCTCGTCCAGTGCCTGCTGCGACACGTCATCGTGCTGGCGCAACTTCTGCCAGCGCTCGAACGAACTTCTGGCAAGCGAAAGACTCGACGTCAATTGGGAACGTTGAGCGACAGCCTGGTTGAGTTCCTGATCTACTTCAGGCGTATCGAGGTCCGCCAGTAACTGACCCGGCTTCACACGTTCGCCGATATCGACATACCGGTGCAACACATAGCCCGTTGCGCGCGCAAAGATAGGTGACTCGACCGCACCCCGAATAGTACCTGGCAAATTAATGCTTATATTGTCCGTCGATGTGGACGGCACAATGACGCTGACATATTGAAGCGAGTTCCGGGCAGTGATATTCGCGACGTTCCTGGAATCGTGGATATTCTCTGATACCGCTCGCACCGCAGCTCCGGCAAGTACGAATATCACTACAACAACACCAATCTTCAGACGCCTCACTACGAGCCTTTGAGGCGGCAGACTGTCGTCCACGTGCTGAGCGTCGATTGCATTCACCGATGTCGCGGATGAGTGCCCGTTGGGCTCAAGTGTTTCGCCATCAGGCCCTATCTGCCGGCGAGGATCACCACTCAGTTCATTGGAGAGCCCAGTTCTGTGCTTCCGCCTAAGACGACTATGGATTCCCGCGAACATCACTGGCACGAACAGCAATGTGGACGCAGTCGCGAATAAAAGCCCTCCAATAACCGCTCGACCAAGCGGGGCGTTCTGTTCCGCCCCCTCTCCAAAGCCAAGCGCCATCGGTATCATTCCGATGATCATCGCGGCGGCGGTCATGAGCACAGGCCGCACTCGCGTTGCGCCGGCATCGAGCGCAGCACGCAGCGGAGTCGCTCCCGACATGAGACGCTCGCGAGCGAAGGCCACCACCAGAATACTGTTGGCCGTCGCCACTCCTACAGTCATGATTGCCCCCGTCAGCGCGGGAACACTTAGATGAGTTCTGGTTGCGAAAAGCATCCAGATGATTCCAGCGATCGCCGCTGGCAAACCGCTGATGATAATGAGCGGATCGATCCACGACTGGAAATTGATCACCATCAGCAGATACACCAACACCACAGCCACCGCGACGCCCACTCCCAGTCCTACAAACGAAGACCGCATCGTCTCGACCTGACCGCGTACAACCAGATCTGTGCCTCTGGGCAACGAAGCGCGAGCCTTGTCTACAAGACGATCTATTTCGGCTGCAACAGACCCGAGGTCACGGCCTTCGACACTGACATAAAGATCGATAGCAGGCCGAATATTGTAGTGCGTCACGATTGCCGGTTGAACACCCGGTTGCGGCACAGCGAGGTTGCCGAGCAGCTGCGGCGCCACATTTGCGTCCGGTGATACCGGCATCCGTAAGATGTCATCTATTGTTGCCAGATCGTACTGTGGCGTCTGCACCGACAGCGGGTACTCAACCCCGTTTTGCGGATTGACCCAAAACGACGGCGACGTCTGAGAACTTCCTGAAAGTGAGATCAACAAATTGCGTGCGACAGTGTTGGCCGTCAGCCCTACTTGCTGGAGCCTTGTACGATCCATGTTCATTAGAAATGCTGGCTCGTTGTTCCGCTGTTGTATATGCGCGTCGACGGTTCCTGGGATCCTCCGTATGTCCTTCATGAGGTGACTCGCAATGCTCATATCGGATACCAGGTTCGACCCGACCACCTGAACATCGATGGCTGCCGGCTGACCGAAATTCAATATTTGCGTGACCATATCGGCCGGCTGAAAGAAAAATTCGACACCGGGAAACCGCTCTGGCAGAACTGTCCGCAATCGAGCAACGTAGCTTCGCGTG
This window contains:
- a CDS encoding cytochrome c, with protein sequence MAINFKRIATTIFGLAGIAAVIYGVGVTWDLHRTYTSTAQDSDAPDDAQLARGRYVAYSADCAACHTAPGAAPFAGGYPLATPFGKILSSNITSDKDTGIGSWTLAQFDRAVRHGQGSHGYLYPAMPYTSYARMTDADVRDLWAYVHSLAPVNHRVVEDQLPFPYSQRWLLGGWNLLFFRAQPFRDDSTKSVEYNRGAYLVEGAGHCAACHTAKNFLGGDSAAFLQGGSLAGWYAPDLTANPHVGVGAWSVDDIATYLATGSNEKAVSSGPMTEAIENSTQHLTSADLHAIGVYLKAQRSSSDAPAQPVAATDAAMVLGKRVYESQCIACHVSNGSGIRRMIPAFVNSPTLLSNNPATLLHIVLMGEDGPQTHANPTGAGMPRFDWKLSDDEVAAVLTYTRNSWGNAAPAVSAGTVAQARKQLVSQNWIGH
- a CDS encoding carbohydrate porin, which translates into the protein MASTSISFTARRLTRHAILTAGTCGSLISMTSALAGPLDYLATSPYLLGSWNGQRERLADAGVTFEFTYTNEAAHNLSGGTDRLTRAAQQLAAGVSVDLDKLWGVRHTTFNFELTDRFGRSLDADANLGTSQQTQEIYGRGQTVWLTKMTLDRTFIDGRLLVSIGRDSEGQSFDVSDCNFQNLALCGPQASNLYGDYAMSWPGSVWMGRVKYDTTASTYVQAGVYQQSPTYYEASWERRNAWLPTGAGGTDGAVLPVEFGFTPTLNGLKGTYKLGFMYNTGGQPDLVRDVNGNLRALTGLPAGQSSSSYNAYIAVAQQLTGKDGGEGLTVNLRGVWGDRATSALDRQMSLGFEYKEPFHRAGDRIGVGMAATHSSSRAADYQATYNALHPADASAVGRGYETTYELFYSWRVVPTVSLQPDLQYIVHPGGTSQNANAFVVGLKSTVYF
- a CDS encoding MFS transporter, which produces MTEAGQSDLTLPTPAAAPPHGLGLSEFALALGGFAIGTAEFAAMGLLPDVASDLHVSVPQAGHMISAYALGVVVGAPLITVVFARVPRRALLIVLMLLYAIGNGATSLSHNYTLTILSRFIAGLPHGAYFGLAALAAASLVPPNKRGVAIAKVMLGLSVANVIGVPAATWLGQLLGWQSCFAAVAVIAAITAGLIAYALPALPKPAHASPLSELGALRRPQVLLTLLASAVGFGGVFSAYTYAASTLTHVTGLAPHEVPWVLAVIGVGMVLGNIVCGWLADRWLKQTMIGMYAFSALILIGYVFAAPYLWAIVPMLFGVGIGSALTPAFQSRLMDVAQDAQALAAALNHSAFNVANAAGAWLGGLVIAAGWGWQSTGGVGALLAISGIGVLAVSFVLEKRKTANA
- a CDS encoding efflux RND transporter periplasmic adaptor subunit, with amino-acid sequence MNAIDAQHVDDSLPPQRLVVRRLKIGVVVVIFVLAGAAVRAVSENIHDSRNVANITARNSLQYVSVIVPSTSTDNISINLPGTIRGAVESPIFARATGYVLHRYVDIGERVKPGQLLADLDTPEVDQELNQAVAQRSQLTSSLSLARSSFERWQKLRQHDDVSQQALDERKNSFDQNVANLAAADANVRRLQQLESFKRVEAPFSGVVTQRNVDVGDLVEAGSGRQALFGMAQPELLRVYVQLPQAYVQNVREGEEVTVTQPELGGQQFHGFVSHVSGAIDVPTRSLQLEVSLSNPGNVLRPGAYVEVSLATATRAPLLVPSSALLFRANGPRLAVVGHDGKVRLQRIVIARDLGESLEVTSGIKASDKVIANPSDFIEDGDGVVVKSPPFVNGLHS